GGATAGGCGCGCGTGCCGAAGGCGGAGGCACCAGAGAGCAGCGCGCACTTCTGCTCGAGGTCCATCTTGGCGATGATGTCGGCATGCTTGAGGCTCATGGGACGTTCCTTCCAGACGTGGGGCCGCGTTCGGGTCGCCTTCCGTTCAGGCTGCGGTTTGCCGGCGGTCGCGCAGGTCACGGCCGCCGCTTGTTTCCGAGCACCAAGATACGGCAGTCCTCGCGCGCGTAAAGGGCCCTGTCGTAACCCGTCGGTCCGCTGACGAGGTCAGTAGGTGCCAGGCATATGGCTTGGGCGAACGGCAGGGCCAGCAGAGGCCGGCCCGCCGGTCGCACCCCCGGTGACGCACCGTCTGCGCAGCCACGACCCGACCAGGCTGGGTATCATCCCATCGACGACCACCCCGCTGCCCCGATCCGGAGGAACCATGGCACATCTGCTCGACTACCTCGACTGGTACGGAGACCTCGACTTCGATGCGGTCCCGTTCAACGAGGTCGACAACCTCATCCTGTCCCAGGTCTCCTATCTCGACCTCTCGGCTGTCGTCCCTGCAGGCGAGCCCATCGACCTGTCGCACGCTGCCCGGGCGTTCGCCGACCACACCGCGAGCGAGGACCTCGGGCCGCTCCTCTCGCCCGACCTCATGGACCTGCTCCAGCGCATGGCCTCCACAGGAAGGCGCTTCTCGGGGGCGACGTTGTCTGCATACGAGTCGGTCCTCGACGTCGCCACTCACGAGCAGTTCGGCGCGGTCGTCGTGGGTCTGGCCGACGGCAGCAGCTACGTCTCGTTCCGTGGGACCGACGCCTCGCTCGTAGGATGGCTCGAGGACTGCGAGATGAGCTACAAGGTGGTGCCGTCGCAGGTGCATGCCCTCGACTACCTCGAGCGAGTGGGTGCCGCGACCTCGGGGCCACTCCACGTGGGTGGCCACTCCAAGGGCGGCAACCTCGCCGCCTATGCCACGAGCCGCTGCTCGCAGGCGATCCGCGACCGCGTCGTCGCCGTGTGGTGCAACGACTCCCCCGGCTTCGACGAGCAGGTCGTCCCGCTTGCCAGCCTGGAGCCCATCGCCAGCAGGATCCACCTCTTCACGCCGGGATACTCCGTGGTGGGAGCCCTCTTCGAGCACCTGGCCGACCCCGTGGTGGTGAGGTCGGACGGCGTGGGCATCATGGAGCACAGCGCCATGGACTGGCGTGTCATGCGCGGCGACCTGGTGCGGGGCGAACGTCCAGGCGATGGCACCGTCTACGTGAACAAGGCCTTTGACCAGCTGCTCTGCTCACGTGACCTGACAGGGCGCAAGAAGTTGCTCGACGACCTCTACCAGGCCCTGGCCGTGCAGGGAATCACGTCGCTCGATGACATGCTCTCGAACGGCGGGGCCGGGCTGGCCTCGACGCTCGCCTCGCTGCAGTCGCTCGATGACGACGACCGCAAGGTCATGCAGGACTTCCTCTGGGGCATCGCGGGAGGTGCCATGGCCGATGCCGTGGCACCGGCGGCAAAGCAGCTGGGGGATGCCGTGAGCGGGGCCATCGCCGACGCGCGGGCCGGAGCGCAGCAGCTCGTGGCCGACCTCAAGGCCCGAAGCGAGGAGACGAGGGACGACGACCAGCCGGGACTTCCCGCAGCCGACGAGGAGTCTTAGGCTGCGACATCGGGTTCCTGCCGAGCCTGCCGTCCACAGGATGTCGTCACGACGTACGACGCGTGGATTCGGACCCGATTTCCTGATGAGAATTGCGATTGCGCGAAACTTGGGAACAAGCCCCAGAACGTCACCTGCAAACCAGCTGTTCAGCGGCGCGAATCCGGGTGCCGATTCGGAGTCCCTCTCACAGGCACCCCAGAACTTCGCGCGACCGCCAATTCGCTCAGGCCGCCGGACTTGGTTTCACGCGCCCCTCGTCATCTGGCCGTGACGGCACAAGAGAAGGCATGCGCCCCGTGCCGTCTTGCTCGCAAGGACCACGGCACCCGGCTCGCCGCCCTCCCAGCGTAGGGCCTACGCTGCGTGCTTGCCAGAAGCCTGCTTCTTGCTGGAGAGGTGCGCCTTGACGAGGCCCACGATCATCGGGATCACGGACACTGCCACGATGCCCACGATGACCAGCTCGAAGTGGTCCTGCACCACGGGGATGCCACCGAAGAAGTAGCCCAGCAGCGTGAACAGCGTGGACCACGTGATGCCACCAAGGACGTTGAAGGCGAAGAAGTGGTGCCACTTCATGCCGCCCATGCCCGCGAGGAACGGCACGAACGTGCGGATGAACGGGAAGAAGCGGCCCAGGAAGATGGCGAGCTTGCCCCACTTGTCGAGAAAGGCCTCGCTCTTGGCGATCCTCTCGGGCGTCATGGCCTTGACCTTGCCCGAGTCGATGACCTTGCGGCCGAAGAAGTGACCGATGAAGAAGTTGGACTGGTCGCCCAGGATGGCAGCCGCCCAGGCGATGCCCAGCAGCGCGAAGATGTTGAGGTCTCCGCTCGCCGCGAAGAAGCCCGCCGCGAACAGCAGCGAGTCACCGGGCAGGAACGGGAAGAACACCACGCCCGTCTCGATGAACACGATGAGGAAGATCAGCCCATATGCCATGAACGGGCTGACCGCGATCCAACCGGCAATGGCAGCCTTGGGGTTCTGGAGCAGGCTGATGACACCGTTGATGAAGCCCATGCAATCCCTTTCGTTGCGCGGCACAAGCGCCGTGCCTGCAGAGTCATGACGCAAGACCACACAGAGCGGAGACGCCCCTCGGGCCTCGATGGGTCGTGAGGGGCGTCTCCGTGCAGAGTGCGCTCGGTGGGAGTGGGCGCCCGTCAGAGGCCCCTTATGGCTGCTGCCTCCCGGCCCTGACCAGATTCGGGACATGACGCCGCCCACACCCACCGAACGCGCTCGGTACAAGGCAGTATAGCCGAGAAGCACCTGCCACCTGAAGGCATCGCCCCCGCCCCATGAGAACGCCATGGGGACAGGGGCGGCGGGCGTGCACAGGGAGCCCCCGCCGAGACGGCAGCCGACGGAGCGGGTCTCTCGCCGCGTCCACTCCCCTACCTGCGCATCTTGTCCTGCCAGCCCTCGAGCGCGGTCAGCGCGGACTCGAGCACGGCGTCGCTCTTGGCGAAGTGGAACCGCACGAAGCGGTTCTCAGGAGCATTGAAGAAGCAACTACCTGGCACCACGCCCACGCCCACCCGCCGCGCAAGCTCCACGGCGAACTCCTCGTCGGACGCATAGCCCGCCTCGGAGATGTCGGCCATGACGTAGTAGGCGCCCTGCGGCTCCACGATCGAAAGCCCCAGCCTTCGCAGGCCATCGCAGAAGAGCTGACGCTTGTGCGTATAGAGGGCGAGCAGGTCGTCGTAGTAGGACTGCGGCAGCTGGAGCCCCGGGACGGCCGCCTCCATGAGCGGGGCCGCGGCTCCCACCGTGAGGAAGTCGTGCACCTTCTTGAGGCGTTCGCAGATGGCCTCCGGCGCGATGACATACCCCAGCCGCCATCCCGTGATCGAGTAGGTCTTCGACAGCGAGCTGCAGCTCAGCGTGCGCTCCGCCATGCCCGGCAGGCTCGCGAAGTAGGTGTGCACATATGGCGCGTAGACGATGTGCTCGTAGACCTCGTCGGTGATGACGTAGAGGTCGTGGCGCTCCACGATACGGGCGATCACGTCGAGCTCCGCGCGCGAGAAGACGTGCCCGCAGGGGTTCGACGGGTTGCAGAGGATGAGCGCCTTGGTGCCGGGGCGGGCGCAGGCACGCTCGAGCTCGGCCTCGTCGAAGGTGAAGTCAGGGGCATGCAGCTCGACATAGAGGGGGTTCGCGCCACAGAGGATGGCGTCGGCCCCGTAGTTCTCATAGAACGGCGAGAAGACCACCACGTTGTCGCCAGGGTTGGCCACGGTCATGACCGAGCACATCATGGCCTCGGTGGAGCCGCAGGTCACGACGATGTTCTTCTCGGGGTCGATGTCGATCCCCATGCGCGGGGACTGCTTGGCAGCCAGGGCCTCGCGGAAGTTCTGCGCGCCCCAGGTGATGGCGTACTGGTGCGGTCCCTCGTGCGCCACCTCGGCGAGGCGGCCAGTGATGGCCTCGGGCGGGTCGAAGTCAGGGAACCCCTGCGAGAGGTTGATGGCGCCGCACTCGTTCGAGACGCGCGTCATGCGACGGATCACGGAGTCGGTGAACTGTGAGGTCTTGGTGCTGAGCGCTTGCATGGGGCCACCTTCCCGGACGTGGGTTTCCCGCCCATGATAGACGCAACGATGCCGACACGCTCGGGTGCGGCACCTGCCTCGGCCGAGAGGAACATCCGGGTCGAGGCGTCGTGCAGGGCGCAGGCCCCTCCGTGCCGCCCGTGCTTCTCGCCCCCGCCGCCCGCAACGCCACCCAGGGCCCTGCCGCTCCCCTCCGCGCGCCGTGGGTAGAATCAGAACCAAGGTCGCGCCCTGCTCCGCCCCCAGGCCCGGCGACGCGCCCTCCGAGAAAGGCTGCCCATGCTCACCGCTCCCTGCAAGGCCCAGCTCTGGGAATGCAACAAGACGCTCATCGACGTGGCCCAGGGTCGCACGCCAGCCGACGTCGTGATCCGCCATGCCACCCTCGTCAACGTGTGTACGCACGAGGTCCTTCCCCAGACCGACATCGCCATAGCCGAGGGTCGCGTGGCCTACCTGGGCCTCGCGCCCCACACCGCCGAGCACTGCATCGGGCCAGACACCCAGGTGATCGACGCGGCCGGCGCCTATGTGGCCCCTGGGTTCCTCGACGGCCACATGCATGTCGAGAGCTCGATGGTCGGCGTGGCCGAGTTCGCGCGCGCCGTGGTCCCGCACGGGACGGTCGGCGTCTTCTATGACCCGCACGAGTGCGCCAACGTCTGCGGCCTCGACGGCGTGCGGCAGATGGCGCTCGACGCCACGCGCGTGCCGCTCAAGGCCATGCTCACCACGCCGTCGTGCGTGCCGGCGGTCCCCGGCTTCGAGGACACGGGCTCGGCCATCGGTCCCGACGACGCCGCCAAGACCATGCGCTGGGACTCCGTGGTGGGGCTCGGCGAGATGATGAACTATCCCGGCGTGCTCGCCGCGGACGACCATCCCCTGGGCGAGATCGACGAGACCCTCCGTCGCGGCTACCGCGTCACGGGCCACTACTCCGTCCCCGAGGTCGACCAGGGGCTCAACGCCTACATCGACTCGGGAGTCTCGTGCTGCCACGAGTCAGCCCGTCCCGAGGACGTCATCGCCAAGCTGCGCCTGGGCATGTACGTGCAGCTCCGTGAGGGTTCCGCCTGGAATAACCTCGCCACGCTCGCTCCTGCCATCTCGGGCCCCGACGCCGACCCGACCCTCGACACGCGACACTGCTGCCTCGTGACCGACGACGACCACCCGGCGACCATCGTCCACCACGGCCACCTCGACCAGGTGCTCGCCCTGGCCGTGAGCCTCGGCATCGATGCCGTCACGGCCATCCAGATGGTCACCATCAACACGGCCTCCTGCTTCGACCTCGAGGCCGACCTCGGCTCCATCGCACCCGGCAAGTGCGCCGACCTCGTCTTCCTCGACGACCTCACGAGCTTCCACGTGAGCCTCACCATGGTCGACGGCGACGTGGTGGCCAAGGACGGCGCCGCGCTCTTCTCGCCCGAGCCGTTCGCCTACCCCGCCTGGATGACGCATACCATGCATCTGGGC
This genomic stretch from Atopobiaceae bacterium harbors:
- a CDS encoding DUF2974 domain-containing protein, whose amino-acid sequence is MAHLLDYLDWYGDLDFDAVPFNEVDNLILSQVSYLDLSAVVPAGEPIDLSHAARAFADHTASEDLGPLLSPDLMDLLQRMASTGRRFSGATLSAYESVLDVATHEQFGAVVVGLADGSSYVSFRGTDASLVGWLEDCEMSYKVVPSQVHALDYLERVGAATSGPLHVGGHSKGGNLAAYATSRCSQAIRDRVVAVWCNDSPGFDEQVVPLASLEPIASRIHLFTPGYSVVGALFEHLADPVVVRSDGVGIMEHSAMDWRVMRGDLVRGERPGDGTVYVNKAFDQLLCSRDLTGRKKLLDDLYQALAVQGITSLDDMLSNGGAGLASTLASLQSLDDDDRKVMQDFLWGIAGGAMADAVAPAAKQLGDAVSGAIADARAGAQQLVADLKARSEETRDDDQPGLPAADEES
- a CDS encoding VTT domain-containing protein, with the protein product MGFINGVISLLQNPKAAIAGWIAVSPFMAYGLIFLIVFIETGVVFFPFLPGDSLLFAAGFFAASGDLNIFALLGIAWAAAILGDQSNFFIGHFFGRKVIDSGKVKAMTPERIAKSEAFLDKWGKLAIFLGRFFPFIRTFVPFLAGMGGMKWHHFFAFNVLGGITWSTLFTLLGYFFGGIPVVQDHFELVIVGIVAVSVIPMIVGLVKAHLSSKKQASGKHAA
- a CDS encoding pyridoxal phosphate-dependent aminotransferase: MQALSTKTSQFTDSVIRRMTRVSNECGAINLSQGFPDFDPPEAITGRLAEVAHEGPHQYAITWGAQNFREALAAKQSPRMGIDIDPEKNIVVTCGSTEAMMCSVMTVANPGDNVVVFSPFYENYGADAILCGANPLYVELHAPDFTFDEAELERACARPGTKALILCNPSNPCGHVFSRAELDVIARIVERHDLYVITDEVYEHIVYAPYVHTYFASLPGMAERTLSCSSLSKTYSITGWRLGYVIAPEAICERLKKVHDFLTVGAAAPLMEAAVPGLQLPQSYYDDLLALYTHKRQLFCDGLRRLGLSIVEPQGAYYVMADISEAGYASDEEFAVELARRVGVGVVPGSCFFNAPENRFVRFHFAKSDAVLESALTALEGWQDKMRR
- the ade gene encoding adenine deaminase; this translates as MLTAPCKAQLWECNKTLIDVAQGRTPADVVIRHATLVNVCTHEVLPQTDIAIAEGRVAYLGLAPHTAEHCIGPDTQVIDAAGAYVAPGFLDGHMHVESSMVGVAEFARAVVPHGTVGVFYDPHECANVCGLDGVRQMALDATRVPLKAMLTTPSCVPAVPGFEDTGSAIGPDDAAKTMRWDSVVGLGEMMNYPGVLAADDHPLGEIDETLRRGYRVTGHYSVPEVDQGLNAYIDSGVSCCHESARPEDVIAKLRLGMYVQLREGSAWNNLATLAPAISGPDADPTLDTRHCCLVTDDDHPATIVHHGHLDQVLALAVSLGIDAVTAIQMVTINTASCFDLEADLGSIAPGKCADLVFLDDLTSFHVSLTMVDGDVVAKDGAALFSPEPFAYPAWMTHTMHLGERISAATFAIPAPEEAGASVRVRAMGMSAGSTLTRELHLDAPVRDGHIEADPTNDLLKVLVFERHHATGTHAAGFVHGFGIHGALAQTVAHDAHNLLVMGDNDADMALAATTLENCGGGEVAVADGHVLGLVELPVCGLMSQGSAAEVADQVSHMEQVWRDMGCTMNSPFMTLGLASLACIPELRLTDRGYVDCTTYRFVPLLVDEKDTAPDTIA